In a genomic window of Roseiflexus castenholzii DSM 13941:
- a CDS encoding orotate phosphoribosyltransferase, translating into MTTDIAYEIAATLLEAGALLIRPREPFIFASGLRSPIYCDNRMLLGDVAARRIVTRGFAAQCADAQVVAGPATGGIAWAAWVAEALSIPMAYVRSGAKGHGRGRQVEGATVRDRRVALLEDTVSTGESALQAADALRAEGALVTHCVCIFTWGWADTEARFAAAHLHLVPLATLPAVLDVAQRTGRLTPEARALVESWAANPRAWMPPEA; encoded by the coding sequence ATGACCACTGATATCGCATATGAGATAGCCGCCACGCTTCTGGAGGCGGGCGCTCTGCTGATTCGCCCGCGCGAACCGTTCATCTTCGCTTCCGGGTTGCGCTCACCGATCTACTGCGATAACCGTATGTTGCTGGGTGATGTCGCGGCGCGGCGGATTGTGACGCGCGGCTTCGCTGCACAGTGCGCCGATGCGCAGGTTGTCGCCGGACCGGCCACCGGTGGCATTGCATGGGCTGCGTGGGTCGCTGAGGCGCTCAGTATCCCGATGGCATATGTGCGCAGCGGCGCTAAAGGGCATGGACGTGGACGGCAGGTGGAGGGAGCGACAGTCAGAGATCGGCGCGTGGCGCTGCTTGAAGATACGGTCAGCACCGGCGAGAGTGCGCTTCAGGCGGCAGACGCTCTACGCGCCGAGGGCGCGCTGGTGACGCATTGCGTCTGCATTTTTACCTGGGGATGGGCTGACACAGAGGCGCGGTTTGCCGCAGCGCACCTTCATCTCGTGCCGCTGGCAACGCTTCCCGCCGTGCTCGATGTGGCGCAGCGCACCGGGCGCCTGACGCCAGAGGCGCGCGCGCTGGTCGAGTCATGGGCTGCCAATCCGCGCGCGTGGATGCCGCCAGAAGCGTAG
- a CDS encoding glycosyltransferase — protein MSRTSIVPTLSDHCSTPHLSVVWQSRWGIPIGYAVSSEALALALAARGVELSYRPTPWHMPGTIRYPALLAAAARAPRDDVPQVSYDQADLFYTRHAGYKIGYTMLEVDGLPREWVAACNAMDEVWTPSRWGATVFANAGVTRPIYVMPLGYDPVCFRPDGPARRIAERFTFLSVFEWGERKAPDILLRAYAASFTRRDDVALLLRVNNFDAEVDVARQIAALRLPADAPPIALLYNRYISDESLGALYRSADCFVLPTRGEGWGLPILEAMACGLPVIATDWSGQTEFFHGGVGYPVRVRRLVAADAKCPYYLGWRWAEPDIEHLIALMRHVYEHPNEARVVGARAAQEAATRWTWAHAAERIHRRLMDATDG, from the coding sequence ATGAGCCGCACATCTATCGTGCCGACGCTGTCGGATCACTGCTCCACCCCTCATCTTTCCGTCGTCTGGCAGTCGCGCTGGGGCATCCCCATCGGATACGCTGTCTCTTCCGAGGCGCTGGCGCTCGCACTGGCTGCGCGCGGCGTCGAGTTGTCGTACCGCCCGACGCCGTGGCATATGCCGGGAACAATCCGCTACCCGGCGCTGCTGGCTGCCGCAGCGCGCGCGCCGCGCGACGACGTGCCGCAGGTCAGCTACGACCAGGCAGACCTGTTCTACACCCGTCACGCGGGGTACAAAATCGGTTACACCATGCTGGAAGTCGATGGACTGCCGCGTGAGTGGGTCGCGGCGTGCAATGCCATGGACGAGGTCTGGACGCCAAGCCGCTGGGGTGCGACGGTCTTTGCCAATGCCGGAGTGACGCGCCCGATCTATGTCATGCCGCTGGGGTATGATCCGGTGTGTTTTCGACCGGATGGACCGGCGCGCCGGATTGCGGAACGCTTCACGTTTCTCTCGGTCTTTGAGTGGGGCGAACGCAAAGCGCCGGACATCCTGCTGCGCGCCTATGCAGCGTCGTTCACGCGACGCGATGACGTGGCGCTGCTGTTGCGGGTGAACAATTTTGACGCAGAGGTCGATGTTGCGCGACAGATCGCCGCGCTGCGCCTTCCCGCCGATGCTCCGCCGATTGCCCTGCTCTACAACCGTTACATCAGCGACGAGAGCCTGGGAGCGCTCTACCGCAGCGCCGATTGTTTTGTGCTGCCGACGCGCGGTGAAGGATGGGGGCTGCCGATCCTCGAAGCGATGGCGTGTGGGTTGCCGGTGATTGCCACCGACTGGAGCGGGCAAACCGAATTCTTCCACGGCGGAGTCGGGTACCCGGTGCGGGTGCGGCGGCTGGTTGCCGCCGACGCCAAATGCCCCTACTACCTGGGCTGGCGCTGGGCGGAGCCGGACATCGAGCACCTGATCGCGCTGATGCGCCATGTGTACGAGCATCCCAACGAAGCGCGGGTGGTTGGCGCGCGCGCGGCGCAAGAAGCGGCAACGCGCTGGACGTGGGCGCACGCAGCGGAGCGGATTCACAGGCGGTTAATGGATGCGACTGATGGGTAA
- a CDS encoding iron-containing alcohol dehydrogenase, with translation MMPPREFLMPAQVLIGSGAAEQVGAQCQKRGWKKALIVSDKIMLSLGLVGKVEQYLADSGIASAVYAGVNTEPVVEYVQEGLQVYKEGNCDFVVAVGGGSPIDTAKAIAVLVTNPGSIEQYKGIGKIGAPGVPVVAIPTTAGTGSEATVYTVITDQKTDVKMLIGSPYLMPTIAIVDPMLTVSSPQSVTAATGVDALVHAIEAYVSVKRQPMTDIFCLSAIRLIAQSIRQAWANGNNMEAREQMMLGAFQAGVAFSNSSVALVHGMSRPIGAHFHIAHGVSNAALLAVVTEFSLIGDPLRYAQIAEAMGEPVQGLSMMEAADRVVHAIRRLVSDIKIPSLRQLGVERERLIELAPSMADAAIDSGSPANNPRKPTRQEIIDLYVKAYDEA, from the coding sequence ATGATGCCGCCGCGAGAGTTTCTCATGCCTGCGCAGGTTCTGATCGGCTCAGGCGCTGCCGAGCAGGTAGGGGCGCAGTGTCAGAAGCGCGGTTGGAAGAAAGCCCTGATCGTGTCCGACAAGATCATGCTCAGTCTGGGGTTAGTCGGCAAGGTGGAGCAGTATCTTGCCGACAGCGGCATTGCCAGCGCCGTATATGCTGGTGTCAACACCGAACCGGTGGTGGAATATGTTCAGGAAGGGTTGCAGGTATACAAAGAAGGCAACTGCGATTTTGTCGTAGCGGTTGGCGGCGGCAGTCCCATCGATACCGCAAAAGCCATCGCGGTGTTGGTCACGAACCCCGGTTCAATTGAGCAGTACAAAGGGATCGGCAAAATCGGCGCTCCCGGCGTGCCGGTCGTCGCCATTCCCACCACTGCCGGCACCGGCAGCGAGGCGACGGTCTATACTGTCATCACCGACCAGAAGACCGATGTAAAAATGTTGATCGGAAGTCCTTACCTGATGCCGACGATCGCCATCGTTGATCCGATGCTGACCGTCTCTTCGCCGCAGAGTGTCACAGCGGCAACCGGCGTTGATGCGCTGGTGCATGCCATCGAGGCGTATGTGTCGGTGAAGCGCCAGCCGATGACCGATATCTTTTGCCTGTCGGCGATCCGGTTGATTGCGCAAAGCATTCGCCAGGCGTGGGCGAACGGCAACAATATGGAGGCGCGTGAACAGATGATGCTCGGCGCCTTTCAGGCAGGCGTGGCGTTCAGCAACTCATCGGTGGCGTTGGTGCATGGGATGTCGCGCCCCATCGGCGCGCACTTCCATATCGCGCACGGCGTATCGAACGCGGCATTGCTCGCAGTCGTCACCGAGTTCAGTCTGATCGGCGATCCGCTGCGATATGCGCAGATTGCCGAAGCCATGGGGGAGCCGGTTCAGGGGTTGTCCATGATGGAAGCCGCCGACCGCGTGGTCCATGCCATCCGTCGTCTGGTCAGCGACATCAAGATTCCCTCGCTAAGGCAACTGGGAGTCGAGCGTGAGCGCCTGATCGAACTGGCGCCGTCGATGGCGGATGCGGCGATTGATAGCGGAAGCCCGGCAAATAACCCGCGCAAGCCCACGCGTCAGGAAATCATCGATCTCTACGTCAAGGCGTATGACGAGGCGTAG